Genomic window (Rosa chinensis cultivar Old Blush chromosome 6, RchiOBHm-V2, whole genome shotgun sequence):
AGAGTTTCAGTCGTAATTTGTATTCAAACAATTAATGGCGTCAACTTGGTCTCCTCGTCGACTATACAAATACGATGTGTTTCTAAGCTTCAGAGGGGAAGATACCCGCGAGACTTTCATCTGCCATCTGTATCGTGCGCTAACTGCGAAAGGAATTATAACCTTCATAGATGACGAAAGCCTGGAGAGAGGATCAACCATTGGCCCATCACTTTTTACAGCAATTCAGGACTCAAGATTCGCCCTTGTCGTTTTTTCAGAGAAtttcgcttcttcatcctggtgcttggatgaactctCCAAGATTTTTCAATGCTTGGTAAGGAGGGGACGATTCGTCTTCCCGATCTTCTACCGAGTGGCTCCCTCTGATGTGCGCAAGCAAACGGGAAGTTTTCAGCTGCGTACAGTAGCGGTAAGGGAACATGAAGAAGTTTATGGAAATAAGGACAAACTAGAGGAGTGGAGACATGCTTTGACAACGGTTGGCGGTATTGGTGGGTGGGTCTCGGAGGATTATAAGTAAGTACTACTCCCCTTCCTTCATACCTTCATACCTTCATATGTTCATATGTATTTTTGTTCAACATATAATGTTTGGCAGGGATTTTATTGAATTGGTGGATCTAAGTTTGGCAATTTGCGTTTTCTGAGGGAGGGATAGAATTAATACGAATGGAGTGCCTATTTGTAGTTAGATTATGATCAGATTTCAACTACAAACTCTTGTAGAGTTGAGAGATCCTCGGTATTTGCATTTATTTGTGCTAAATGGGTAAATggaaatgttttttttctttcttcttttgacATGTTCCTTGCTAACTCAGCGTtttatctattttcttttttcttcttctcagggATGACGGAAAATTGATTGAGGACGTTGTTACGTATACACTTCGGAGACTAGGTCATACTTATACCTCTTCAAGTGTTGACAAGGGCTTCATAGGAATGGATTCCCGCATTGATGATTTATTAAGCAATTACATATGTCCGCAGCTTGGTGGGGTGCGTTTTATAGGCATCCATGGCATGCGGGGCATAGGTAAGACAACACTTGCTCGAGCCATCCATGATCGAATTTGTCAGGATTTTGACCAAAGCTGCATTCTTTCCAATGTTAGAGAAATATCTGAAAAGGATGGCCTAGTTTCTCTTCAAGAAAAACTACTTTCCAGAATCCTGAGGACAAAAGTTGACATTGAGGATGAATATGCAGGAGCTACTATGATAGAAAGGCGGTTATGTAAGCTAAAGGTGCTTGTTGTTATTGATGATGTGAATCACATCAATCAATTAGATAAATTGGCTGGAAGTCGGGACTGGTTCGGTCCTGGGAGTAGAATTATTGTAACCACCCCAGATATTCATTTGCTAAGGGGACATGATGTTGATGCTACATACAAGCCTACTGGGTTAAGTGATGGTGAAGCTATTCAACTATTGAGTTTAAAGGCTTTCAAGAAAAGCTTCCCACCAGAAGATTATTTGGACTTGTGCCACCATATTATAGGGTATGCTCAGGGGCTTCCATTGTCTCTTGTGGTTTTAGGTTCTTTTCTATTTGGTAGAAGACCCAATGAATGGGAAAGTGCAATAGAGAGGCTAAACAATACACCAAATAGACAAGTTATGGATGTGCTTCAGATTAGTTTTGATGGACTACAGGAAAAAGACCAacagatattcctacatatTGCTTGTTTGTACAAGGGGAAGGACAGGGATCGTGTGACACAAATACTAGGCTATTGCAAGCTAGAACCTGGCATTGGTTTAAGGGTTCTTGAGGAAAAATCTCTCATTACAATTTTTAACAACAAACTGTCGATGCATGATTTGCTACAAGAAATGGGCTTGGAAATAGTTCGTCGAGAGTCCCCTGATGAGCCAGGTAAACGAAGTAGATTATGGTCTCCTGAAGATATCCACAAAGTGCTGAAGAAAAATAAGGTAAGTGTGATTatgcagaaaaaagaaaagaaaagaaaagagaagcgTAGAACAGCTTTAATTTATTTAAGTAATCAGTACTAGTATTCTTTGTCTTGTTTAACATCACTTGTTACTCTTGTTTTTAATAATTAGGGAACAGACAAAATCCGAGCCATGGTAATGGACTTGCCTGAGTTACAAGTGGCTCATTGGAAACCAGAAGCCTTTTCAAATTTGTCTCAACTCAGTCTTCTCCATATTCGTAACGTGGATCTTCCCAAAGGCCTCACTTTTTTATCTAATTCATTGAGGCTCCTTGATTGGAGTGGGTACCCCTTAAGATCCCTCCCACAAAATTTTGAACCAGACGAACTTATTGAACTTAACTTGTGCCACAGCAACATTGAACACCTCTGGGAAGGAGCAAAGGTATGACTGTTGGTTTATAGACTATTGATTGTTCATTAATTTGTATTAGAAAATTCTGTTCATGTTGTGCCTTACCATTTTCCTGATTGCTTATATACAGAATTTTGACAAGTTAAAGTTCATCAAACTATGCCATTCTCAAAAAATTGTCCAGACCCCAGACCTCACAGGCGTTCAAAATCTTGAGACTATAGATCTTGAAGGATGTAAGACTTTGGTAAAACTTCATCAATCTGTCGGACAACTCAAAAGGCTTATTGTATTGAATCTTAAAGATTGCGAGAGTCTCGAGAATATTCCAAGTAAGATTGAAATGGAATCTCTTGAAACTTTAATTCTTTCTAACTGCTCAAAAGTTAAAAAGATTCCCGAGTTCGCTGGAAATATGAAGCGTTTATCAAAGCTTTATCTCAATGAGACTGCCATTGAAAAACTACCTGTGTCAATTGGATGCCTGAGTGGCCTTGCTTCACTGAATCTTAGCAACTGCAAAAATCTTCTATGCCTTGCAAGCACCTTAGAACTGCTTAGTAGATTGGAGTCTCTTAAAAAGCTTGATCTTTCTGGATGTTTGAAACTTCGAGAACAGGATAGTGTGAGGGAGAATGGTGCAATTAGAACTGCTGTAAATCATCTTATAAAACGTGGTTGTGAAGTTGGGAAATATTTGTCATGGTCCTTGCCTTCTAGATTGGTGCAAAGAGCCTATATGGAGCCAATGAGTATGAAGTTGCCTGTGTCTGATCTGTGTTATTCTACAGAGCAAAATGCAAATACATCAATGAGTATCCGGTTGCCACTATCTCGTCTATGGAATTTAACAGATCTAAATTTAAGTAACTGCAATCTTGGTGACACTGCATTTGCCAACTTTGCCTGTTTTCCCTCTTTAGTGGCACTAAATCTGAGTGGAAATAATTTTGTTAAGCTTCCTCCAAGCATCAGGTCCTGTTTTAAGCTTCAGAACATTAATTTGGAGAATTGCAAGACACTTGAAGAGTTGTCAGGACTTCCATCAAATAGTAAATTGGATGTGAGGGCAGATGGTTGTTCTTCACTGGAAATGCTGTTTGATGTATCCAATTTCAATAGATTGGAGAaatcatatttcaatttcatcaattgcTTCAAACTAAATGACAATCAGGGCTGCTGTAACATAGCATTTGAAATGCTGAGGATATTCCTTAATCAGGTactagttctctctctctctctctctctgtgctcgtattaaatcaattaattaaatacctACTTTTCATGACAGCAAGTTTCTAGTGTGACAGAAACTTTTCAAATTGTAATTCCTGGAAGTGGAATTCCTGAGTGGTTTGATCATCGAAGATTTGGGAGTTCATTAACTGTAGACCTACTTCCAGATTGGAATGAGAGTAGGTTTTTGGGATTTGTTTTGTGTGCTGTTTTTGTACTCCATGAGCACCGTCAGGTTGATGAGCTTGATATCCATCAGTTCAAGACTTTTAAGGCCACTCATCATCTTGTATGTTGCCTGAAGCTCAATGGAAGAGAATTAGAAGTATACGGCAAACAGCCTGCATTTCGCTTTAGCGAACAATTTTGCCAGGTTGAGTCAGATCACCTTTGGATATTCTATGTGTCCCGTGATAAATACTTTGGTACAGATTGGTGGCATAACAGTTGCAGTCAGCTTGAGTTCTTATTTGAAACAAGAGGGCCAGGCCTGAGGGTGAAGGAGTGTGGGGTACGTCTGATATATGAGCAAGATGTGCTAGAGTTGAACCAAACAATAACTCAATCAAGCAGTAGGATGTCTCCTCCATATGAGGATATATTGACTGATTTTGAGAATCAAGTTGAAGGGGAAACCATTCACCCAAAAAAATAGTTGAAAGGGGAAACTTGTGGTACTGGTAGTAGAACCTGCACCCTTGAAGAACTATAGGATTGGCAGAAATATAGGGATTCAATACTGGCCACTTTGAAAAACCAAAATTAAGGACTTCTTGATCCCATGGTTGGAAATGAGTGCAGAATGGTCAGTGGTCCCTCTTCTCACATTGAACTTCTGCAGTAATTACTATCTGGAGCTCTCTTGCCTCATTTTGCACAGATAGGTTAGCCTGGTTCACTCTAATTCTATATGTGTCGTATTAATTAGATAGCTATTATTCTGCCAACATATTTAGTGGACTCCACCACAAATTATTTCACAGGGGTTTGTTTTTACATTGTTCCTCCAACCATGGTTAAATTTTAAGAAGAAATAACCATTTTTATACTcttttaaatttaatattttgGCAAGAGTAATATGAAAGTGCAACTTAATGAACTAGAGCCACTTTCTATCTACATGCATTTAGGAGCTTCTAGTGATTTTATTATTTTAGGAGCATGATAGGGAGTACATTGGAGTGAATTCCCTAAGTTACTTAAAAGCTCGTGTAGggagtctgttggagatgctcttatcaTGTGGCATATATCTTGTGTAACCTATATCACTTGCAATAGTTTTAGatgtataataataataatctggATTTGCCCATTGATTCTCTGTAAGTTAGTTTGATATACAGAAAAGCATGTAAGCTAGTAATTCTAGTATATATGCTACCAGTACATTTGCAGGCTTGTACTATTGAAATTGTACTTTTATACAATGGGTGTGTGCTGTTGCAGAGAATTTTAAGTAGTCTTGCATTGCACTCTTAGCAGATTCTATGACAGTTATGTGGGTCCCCTTGAAGAGGATGGGCAGGGCTTCTATATAGTAAACCATTAAAAGGTACGTATGTCGGACGTCCATAACTGTACCATTGGATGCTAAATTGACATGATTGTATGATTGTAACAATGGATGTCTTTGCAATTTGTATGTGGTATAGAGTTGTGCCGACTTATGTTGCCATTAGCCATCAATTCTAGATAAAGATGAATGCATTGATGCCACCAACTAGCTGGTGTTGGAGAATTTTCTTAATTGGTCGTAAGTGTATCATGTCAGGCTAATTATCTAAAGCTTTTCTTCATGCTCTCTCTGCAGGTTCAAGATCTCCATGTGATTGATATACATAGTGAAACTTGAGGCAGAACATATGTATAAAGGTTACTTGAACTTTCCTCATAACTGAATGCAAATTCATTTGGACTTGATGAACTTTTGGGTATTGTGGATGGAAAGAAATAGAGGAATTTTTGAAGTCTATGAAGGGGTAGGGGTTCAGGTTCAGAGAGGGTCATGCTATTGAATGtcacaagaaaaaaaatggaaaaagtaAAGGGCTATCGAATTTGGGAAATGAATTAATGGTCATGCTGGTGTGTCAGGTAATgaattaaacattataaacTCAACCAGCGTGTTAGTATATTCTTGTTCGTAGTCTCATATACATGTGTGTCAGTGTGTGACTTTGGTGTTGAAATTAACATGCAGATGCCAGAAATGGATGGATTTGAAGCAAAGAGGCGGATAAGGAATGGAGAAATCTTACCATGTTCACATTCCGATCATTGCATTAACAGCTCATACACCAGGCGAGGAAACAAAAAGGATGTTGGAGGCCAGCATGGATGACTATTTAAGCAAACCCTGGGAAAATGATCGTCTACTTGAAACAATGGTTAGACTGGTAGGGAAGTAGTAAAATTGTTGGAAGCTGCAATCATGATTGTCAGGGAacgaaagaaaaggaaaaagcaaacaGAGGTTTTCATGTAAGTTTCGTTCTATTCTGTATTTAGtgttgatcatcagttgcattATCCCTAAAAAGACATTCTAAAGTGAATCACTTGTGAAGAAAGTAAACTGTCCTAAATAATGATAACCGCTTGGGTTTAGTTATTATGTTAATTGATTCCAATTTAAGCTAGCTATTCTCACTCGGTTCATGTCTCATTCAAGCGTAGTGGAGTGGAGTGACTGGCCAGTAATTAAACAATATCTAGACTTGCCATCTGTGATGTTTgccttttttttcaattatttccaTCTATGTGATGTTCGCCTCCTCCATCATGGATGTGTTATCTAACAGAAGTAATGGAAGAAAGGAGCAATCGCCAGTGATACTGGCTGCTGATTACTCTCTTTGATTTTGCTAGACTCAAGGGGAAATAACACTATTAGCCTTAGCCTTCCTGGAATCATTAGCCAACTTTCTAAGCTCGAGATTTTGTACTTGAGCAGCTACTCTCATCGATTGCATATTTAACACGTTTTTGCGAATAGTTACACGTCATTGAAATACCTGCAATACCAGATCTGAGCAGATTAAATTTCATCAACTGCTTTGAGTTGAATGTCAAATGTTTAGTTGTGTTGAATCTGTTGATATCCCACACCACCGATCAGACGCTGACAATATTTTGCTTCGCCAACCTGCAATGTAGGTAAGATCCCCTCTCAACTAATAGGTAGATATAAAACTGATCTTATCGGATTGCATCAATGCATCATGAAACTTGGATTTGTAAAGATCCCAGGTCGGATAAGTTTCAAGTATCAATAGTACGTATCATCACGATTAAGACTCTCATGAATCCTTTGCCGAGACAATCAGGACAATATATTGCAAAGAGTTCGTTCAGATTGCTAGAATTTTGGGGTTCAAAACTTGGTGGGTTTGCAAGGTTTGCATTGTGGACAAACAAACCAACTATATTTAGCGGTGTTCGGTTACCCATCACTCGAGCTCAAGTGACACACCCAACAAACTGTAGCGTGATGCTACGCCCATGTGGTCGCGCGTGTCGTAGAACCTTGACCTCAATCAACCATCCGCAAACGAACAATCTTCTCGGCGAAGTAGGGGCCCTCGCCACGCGCGGTGTCACGAGCCGCACTTAGGAGTAGTGCTACCGTGACACTTTGTAAGGGAGATGCCGAGAGGGGTGAACCTTGAGGTGAGGAGATGCCGAGAGGGGCGAACCTTGAGGCAAGGAGATGCCGAGAGGGGCGAGCCTTGGGACAAGGAGAAGCCAAGAGGGTCGAGCCTTGGAAGCCCAAGGGCGAGCTTGAAGCTAAAGTGAGGACGAGTGGCATTGTCGTAATTAAGTGGAAGTTCGGGTTCGAGGTACTTCGgcttggaatttgggaaaactcaaA
Coding sequences:
- the LOC112172273 gene encoding disease resistance protein RPV1 isoform X2, producing MASTWSPRRLYKYDVFLSFRGEDTRETFICHLYRALTAKGIITFIDDESLERGSTIGPSLFTAIQDSRFALVVFSENFASSSWCLDELSKIFQCLVRRGRFVFPIFYRVAPSDVRKQTGSFQLRTVAVREHEEVYGNKDKLEEWRHALTTVGGIGGWVSEDYKDDGKLIEDVVTYTLRRLGHTYTSSSVDKGFIGMDSRIDDLLSNYICPQLGGVRFIGIHGMRGIGKTTLARAIHDRICQDFDQSCILSNVREISEKDGLVSLQEKLLSRILRTKVDIEDEYAGATMIERRLCKLKVLVVIDDVNHINQLDKLAGSRDWFGPGSRIIVTTPDIHLLRGHDVDATYKPTGLSDGEAIQLLSLKAFKKSFPPEDYLDLCHHIIGYAQGLPLSLVVLGSFLFGRRPNEWESAIERLNNTPNRQVMDVLQISFDGLQEKDQQIFLHIACLYKGKDRDRVTQILGYCKLEPGIGLRVLEEKSLITIFNNKLSMHDLLQEMGLEIVRRESPDEPGKRSRLWSPEDIHKVLKKNKGTDKIRAMVMDLPELQVAHWKPEAFSNLSQLSLLHIRNVDLPKGLTFLSNSLRLLDWSGYPLRSLPQNFEPDELIELNLCHSNIEHLWEGAKNFDKLKFIKLCHSQKIVQTPDLTGVQNLETIDLEGCKTLVKLHQSVGQLKRLIVLNLKDCESLENIPSKIEMESLETLILSNCSKVKKIPEFAGNMKRLSKLYLNETAIEKLPVSIGCLSGLASLNLSNCKNLLCLASTLELLSRLESLKKLDLSGCLKLREQDSVRENGAIRTAVNHLIKRGCEVGKYLSWSLPSRLVQRAYMEPMSMKLPVSDLCYSTEQNANTSMSIRLPLSRLWNLTDLNLSNCNLGDTAFANFACFPSLVALNLSGNNFVKLPPSIRSCFKLQNINLENCKTLEELSGLPSNSKLDVRADGCSSLEMLFDVSNFNRLEKSYFNFINCFKLNDNQGCCNIAFEMLRIFLNQCDRNFSNCNSWKWNS
- the LOC112172273 gene encoding disease resistance protein RPV1 isoform X3, coding for MASTWSPRRLYKYDVFLSFRGEDTRETFICHLYRALTAKGIITFIDDESLERGSTIGPSLFTAIQDSRFALVVFSENFASSSWCLDELSKIFQCLVRRGRFVFPIFYRVAPSDVRKQTGSFQLRTVAVREHEEVYGNKDKLEEWRHALTTVGGIGGWVSEDYKDDGKLIEDVVTYTLRRLGHTYTSSSVDKGFIGMDSRIDDLLSNYICPQLGGVRFIGIHGMRGIGKTTLARAIHDRICQDFDQSCILSNVREISEKDGLVSLQEKLLSRILRTKVDIEDEYAGATMIERRLCKLKVLVVIDDVNHINQLDKLAGSRDWFGPGSRIIVTTPDIHLLRGHDVDATYKPTGLSDGEAIQLLSLKAFKKSFPPEDYLDLCHHIIGYAQGLPLSLVVLGSFLFGRRPNEWESAIERLNNTPNRQVMDVLQISFDGLQEKDQQIFLHIACLYKGKDRDRVTQILGYCKLEPGIGLRVLEEKSLITIFNNKLSMHDLLQEMGLEIVRRESPDEPGKRSRLWSPEDIHKVLKKNKGTDKIRAMVMDLPELQVAHWKPEAFSNLSQLSLLHIRNVDLPKGLTFLSNSLRLLDWSGYPLRSLPQNFEPDELIELNLCHSNIEHLWEGAKNFDKLKFIKLCHSQKIVQTPDLTGVQNLETIDLEGCKTLVKLHQSVGQLKRLIVLNLKDCESLENIPSKIEMESLETLILSNCSKVKKIPEFAGNMKRLSKLYLNETAIEKLPVSIGCLSGLASLNLSNCKNLLCLASTLELLSRLESLKKLDLSGCLKLREQDSVRENGAIRTAVNHLIKRGCEVGKYLSWSLPSRLVQRAYMEPMSMKLPVSDLCYSTEQNANTSMSIRLPLSRLWNLTDLNLSNCNLGDTAFANFACFPSLVALNLSGNNFVKLPPSIRSCFKLQNINLENCKTLEELSGLPSNSKLDVRADGCSSLEMLFDVSNFNRLEKSYFNFINCFKLNDNQGCCNIAFEMLRIFLNQFLV
- the LOC112172273 gene encoding TMV resistance protein N isoform X1; this encodes MASTWSPRRLYKYDVFLSFRGEDTRETFICHLYRALTAKGIITFIDDESLERGSTIGPSLFTAIQDSRFALVVFSENFASSSWCLDELSKIFQCLVRRGRFVFPIFYRVAPSDVRKQTGSFQLRTVAVREHEEVYGNKDKLEEWRHALTTVGGIGGWVSEDYKDDGKLIEDVVTYTLRRLGHTYTSSSVDKGFIGMDSRIDDLLSNYICPQLGGVRFIGIHGMRGIGKTTLARAIHDRICQDFDQSCILSNVREISEKDGLVSLQEKLLSRILRTKVDIEDEYAGATMIERRLCKLKVLVVIDDVNHINQLDKLAGSRDWFGPGSRIIVTTPDIHLLRGHDVDATYKPTGLSDGEAIQLLSLKAFKKSFPPEDYLDLCHHIIGYAQGLPLSLVVLGSFLFGRRPNEWESAIERLNNTPNRQVMDVLQISFDGLQEKDQQIFLHIACLYKGKDRDRVTQILGYCKLEPGIGLRVLEEKSLITIFNNKLSMHDLLQEMGLEIVRRESPDEPGKRSRLWSPEDIHKVLKKNKGTDKIRAMVMDLPELQVAHWKPEAFSNLSQLSLLHIRNVDLPKGLTFLSNSLRLLDWSGYPLRSLPQNFEPDELIELNLCHSNIEHLWEGAKNFDKLKFIKLCHSQKIVQTPDLTGVQNLETIDLEGCKTLVKLHQSVGQLKRLIVLNLKDCESLENIPSKIEMESLETLILSNCSKVKKIPEFAGNMKRLSKLYLNETAIEKLPVSIGCLSGLASLNLSNCKNLLCLASTLELLSRLESLKKLDLSGCLKLREQDSVRENGAIRTAVNHLIKRGCEVGKYLSWSLPSRLVQRAYMEPMSMKLPVSDLCYSTEQNANTSMSIRLPLSRLWNLTDLNLSNCNLGDTAFANFACFPSLVALNLSGNNFVKLPPSIRSCFKLQNINLENCKTLEELSGLPSNSKLDVRADGCSSLEMLFDVSNFNRLEKSYFNFINCFKLNDNQGCCNIAFEMLRIFLNQQVSSVTETFQIVIPGSGIPEWFDHRRFGSSLTVDLLPDWNESRFLGFVLCAVFVLHEHRQVDELDIHQFKTFKATHHLVCCLKLNGRELEVYGKQPAFRFSEQFCQVESDHLWIFYVSRDKYFGTDWWHNSCSQLEFLFETRGPGLRVKECGVRLIYEQDVLELNQTITQSSSRMSPPYEDILTDFENQVEGETIHPKK